In Longimicrobiales bacterium, a genomic segment contains:
- the arfB gene encoding alternative ribosome rescue aminoacyl-tRNA hydrolase ArfB, producing MTSDAIRIAGGVAVPRSELTFRATRGGGPGGQHVNTSATRVELTWDIAGTSALTDEQRTRVLQKLANRIDDSGTLRLVAGESRSQHQNREAVTARFQDLLAWALRTQRPRKRTRPPKSAKENRLKQKKRRSEVKKQRERPSFD from the coding sequence GTGACATCCGACGCCATACGCATCGCCGGCGGCGTCGCCGTTCCGCGCAGTGAGCTGACCTTCCGGGCCACACGCGGCGGCGGCCCCGGCGGCCAGCACGTGAACACCTCCGCCACCCGGGTCGAGCTGACCTGGGACATCGCCGGCACCAGCGCGCTCACGGACGAGCAGCGCACACGCGTGCTCCAGAAGCTCGCCAACCGCATCGACGACAGCGGCACGCTCCGCCTGGTCGCCGGCGAAAGCCGCAGCCAGCACCAGAACCGTGAGGCCGTCACCGCCCGCTTCCAGGACCTCCTCGCCTGGGCACTCCGCACGCAACGGCCGCGAAAGCGGACGCGCCCGCCGAAGTCCGCGAAGGAGAACCGACTCAAGCAGAAGAAGCGGCGCAGCGAAGTGAAGA